The following are encoded together in the Rhodothermales bacterium genome:
- a CDS encoding choice-of-anchor B family protein, translating to MKNRYFLLLPLALAACFAGAAQAQSMRSETTEAAVAAFGGSVAVAADEVFVSSSRSGNAAGEIYRYTRSSNGSWMEASRLIASNGMAGDNFGRAMATHGSMLIVGATGYANTTGAAYVFEKDAQSAWKETGVLSPEDATEGVAFGRALGVAGDFVIASAAGRNKQTGAVYAFKKQGNAWQQHSVFSAAETVEGDLFGLTLATAGDLLVVGSPVKGNGRGAAYVFAYDSASDSWKEQTKLEADSLSENAQFGAAIAITEQHLFIGAPGIDGFTGAVYVYQKDDASGEWQLGTTLVPFDSSERLGFGASIAITDDQVFVGAQGADQFTGVVYAHAITENLQWTGATKIRGEQAVSGHGFGSTIAVNGAVAAIGSPGADNGEGIATIFERNSESGAWEEKAFFYAEVISMEAVTGAKVDCSEGSSDIFTCEKVDLMSFVPIKSLSSQRGSNMNDVWGWTDSETGKEYVLAGRTDGLSIVEISNPHNPVFVGDLPKTANSPASTWRDMKVYKDHVFVVADGAAEHGMQVLDLRQVRDVKPADMPVTFEPDALYTNIASAHNIVINEETGFAYAVGSSSGGETCGGGLHMIDIREPASPTFAGCFSDPTTGRASTGYSHDAQCVVYQGPDTEHRGKEICVGSNETAISIADVTDKENTVALARATYPNVGYAHQGWFTDDQRYFYMNDELDEMGGNVSHTRTLVWDLEDLDDPQLVKEFMHSTESIDHNLYVKGNYMYLANYTSGLRILDITDPANPVEWGHFDTTPNEEGVSFGGAWSTYPYFKSGVIPVTSIGEGLFLLKTQDLDI from the coding sequence CAGTCGATGCGGTCTGAAACCACCGAAGCCGCCGTCGCTGCATTTGGCGGCTCCGTCGCCGTAGCTGCGGACGAAGTGTTCGTCAGTTCGTCCCGCAGTGGCAATGCCGCTGGCGAGATCTACCGGTATACCCGTTCGTCGAACGGCTCCTGGATGGAAGCGTCCCGCCTCATCGCTTCCAACGGCATGGCTGGGGACAACTTCGGCCGCGCCATGGCGACCCATGGATCGATGCTGATCGTTGGCGCGACGGGTTACGCAAATACGACAGGCGCTGCCTATGTGTTCGAGAAAGACGCGCAGAGTGCGTGGAAAGAAACCGGCGTCTTGTCCCCCGAAGATGCTACGGAAGGCGTCGCCTTTGGGCGCGCGCTGGGCGTGGCCGGCGACTTCGTGATTGCTTCGGCCGCCGGCCGCAACAAGCAGACTGGCGCCGTATACGCGTTTAAGAAACAGGGCAACGCGTGGCAACAGCATTCGGTGTTCTCCGCCGCGGAAACCGTGGAAGGGGATCTATTCGGGTTGACCCTGGCGACTGCAGGAGATCTCCTGGTCGTGGGTTCGCCCGTCAAAGGAAATGGGCGCGGAGCGGCCTACGTGTTCGCCTACGATTCAGCCTCCGACTCGTGGAAAGAACAGACGAAACTTGAGGCCGATAGCCTGAGCGAAAACGCCCAGTTTGGAGCCGCCATCGCCATCACGGAACAGCATCTGTTTATCGGCGCCCCGGGCATCGATGGCTTTACGGGTGCGGTGTATGTGTACCAGAAGGATGACGCCTCGGGTGAGTGGCAGTTGGGCACGACCCTCGTCCCCTTCGATAGCTCGGAGCGTCTCGGCTTCGGTGCGTCCATAGCGATCACCGACGATCAGGTGTTCGTCGGCGCCCAGGGGGCCGATCAGTTCACTGGCGTCGTCTACGCGCACGCGATCACTGAAAACCTGCAGTGGACGGGCGCTACCAAAATTCGCGGCGAACAGGCGGTCAGCGGCCATGGCTTCGGGTCGACCATCGCGGTCAACGGCGCCGTTGCAGCCATCGGATCGCCGGGCGCTGATAATGGCGAGGGCATCGCGACCATCTTCGAACGGAATTCCGAAAGCGGCGCCTGGGAAGAAAAGGCGTTTTTCTATGCGGAGGTGATCAGCATGGAGGCGGTCACGGGCGCCAAGGTCGATTGCTCCGAAGGCAGTTCCGACATCTTCACCTGCGAGAAAGTGGACCTGATGTCGTTTGTGCCGATCAAAAGCCTCAGCAGCCAGCGCGGCTCGAATATGAACGATGTATGGGGGTGGACCGACTCGGAGACGGGCAAGGAATATGTCCTCGCCGGCCGCACGGATGGCCTTTCCATCGTAGAAATCAGTAATCCGCACAACCCGGTGTTTGTGGGAGATCTACCCAAGACCGCCAACTCGCCGGCCAGTACCTGGCGGGATATGAAGGTGTACAAGGATCACGTGTTTGTCGTCGCCGACGGCGCGGCGGAACATGGCATGCAGGTGCTCGACCTCCGCCAGGTGCGCGACGTCAAGCCGGCTGACATGCCCGTGACCTTTGAGCCCGATGCGCTCTATACGAACATCGCCAGCGCGCACAACATCGTCATCAACGAAGAAACCGGCTTCGCCTACGCCGTCGGCAGCAGCTCGGGCGGCGAAACCTGCGGCGGCGGGCTCCACATGATCGACATCCGCGAGCCGGCCAGCCCGACGTTCGCCGGCTGCTTCTCCGACCCCACCACGGGCCGCGCCAGCACGGGCTACTCGCACGATGCCCAGTGCGTCGTCTACCAGGGTCCGGATACCGAGCACCGCGGCAAGGAAATTTGCGTCGGCTCGAATGAAACGGCAATTAGCATCGCCGACGTCACGGATAAGGAGAACACCGTCGCCCTCGCCCGCGCGACCTACCCGAACGTGGGATACGCGCACCAGGGTTGGTTCACCGACGACCAGCGCTACTTCTACATGAACGACGAACTGGATGAAATGGGCGGTAACGTCTCGCACACGCGAACGCTCGTATGGGATCTCGAAGACCTCGACGACCCCCAGCTCGTGAAGGAGTTCATGCACTCGACGGAGTCGATCGACCACAACCTCTACGTCAAGGGCAACTACATGTACCTGGCGAACTACACCAGCGGCCTGCGTATCCTGGACATCACGGACCCGGCCAACCCGGTGGAATGGGGCCATTTCGACACGACGCCAAACGAAGAGGGCGTTAGCTTTGGCGGCGCCTGGAGCACCTACCCGTACTTCAAGAGCGGCGTCATCCCGGTGACAAGCATCGGCGAAGGGCTCTTCCTGCTCAAAACGCAGGATCTAGACATTTAG